One part of the Thermococcus litoralis DSM 5473 genome encodes these proteins:
- the rpsB gene encoding 30S ribosomal protein S2: MEEYLVPLDQYLAAGVHIGTQQKTKDMKRFIYRVRQDGLYVLDVRKTDERLRAAGKFLAKFDPDKILAVSVRLYGQKPVKKFGEVTGARAIPGRFLPGTMTNPQVKNFFEPDVLIVTDPRADHQAMKEAIEIGIPIVALVDTENLLSNVDLAIPTNNKGRKALALIYWILAREVLFNRGDINSREDFKVPVEEFEMKIIRG; encoded by the coding sequence ATGGAAGAGTATTTGGTTCCACTCGACCAATATTTGGCCGCGGGTGTTCACATTGGAACACAACAAAAAACAAAGGATATGAAGCGCTTCATATACAGGGTTAGGCAAGATGGTCTATACGTGCTCGATGTCAGGAAAACAGACGAGAGACTCAGGGCTGCAGGAAAGTTCTTGGCAAAGTTTGATCCAGATAAGATATTAGCGGTAAGTGTAAGGCTCTACGGCCAAAAGCCAGTCAAGAAGTTTGGAGAAGTTACTGGAGCAAGGGCAATACCCGGAAGATTTTTACCCGGAACAATGACAAACCCACAGGTTAAGAACTTTTTTGAGCCCGATGTTTTGATAGTAACAGACCCAAGAGCAGACCATCAAGCAATGAAAGAAGCAATAGAGATTGGAATCCCAATAGTGGCTCTTGTCGATACAGAGAACCTTTTGAGCAATGTGGACTTGGCAATTCCAACGAACAACAAAGGAAGAAAGGCTTTGGCTCTAATTTACTGGATACTTGCAAGAGAAGTCCTCTTTAACAGAGGGGACATCAACAGCAGAGAAGACTTCAAAGTCCCTGTGGAAGAGTTTGAGATGAAAATAATCAGAGGATGA
- a CDS encoding DNA-directed RNA polymerase subunit K, with translation MFRYTRFEKARIIGARALQIAMGAPVLIDVPEGATPLEAAIMEFEKGIIPITVIRPS, from the coding sequence ATGTTTAGATACACAAGATTTGAGAAGGCTCGTATAATAGGAGCAAGGGCACTGCAGATAGCCATGGGGGCTCCTGTGTTAATTGACGTACCAGAAGGAGCCACACCGTTAGAAGCTGCGATAATGGAGTTTGAGAAGGGTATAATCCCAATAACAGTCATAAGGCCGAGTTGA
- a CDS encoding DNA-directed RNA polymerase subunit N, translating into MIVPVRCFTCGKVIGDKYYIFKERVEKGEDPEKVLDELGLERYCCRRMLLSHVELIDEIMHYRVY; encoded by the coding sequence TTGATAGTTCCCGTGAGATGTTTCACCTGCGGAAAGGTGATTGGGGATAAGTATTACATCTTTAAAGAGCGTGTTGAAAAAGGGGAAGACCCCGAAAAAGTACTCGATGAGCTTGGACTTGAGAGATACTGCTGCAGGAGAATGCTCCTCAGCCACGTTGAATTGATAGATGAGATAATGCACTACAGAGTATATTGA
- a CDS encoding 30S ribosomal protein S9: protein MRIIQTAGKRKTAIARATIREGKGRVRINSKPVEIIEPEIARFTIMEPLVLAGEEIVSKVDIDVKVEGGGFMGQAEAARVAIARALVEWTGDMNLKEKFMKYDRTMLVGDSRRTEPHKPNRSTKGPRAKRQKSYR, encoded by the coding sequence ATGAGGATAATCCAAACTGCAGGAAAGAGAAAAACTGCTATCGCGAGAGCTACCATAAGAGAAGGTAAAGGGAGAGTTAGGATCAACAGCAAGCCCGTTGAGATTATTGAGCCAGAAATAGCCCGTTTCACAATAATGGAGCCACTTGTTTTGGCTGGAGAGGAGATAGTTAGCAAAGTAGACATTGACGTCAAAGTCGAAGGCGGAGGTTTCATGGGGCAGGCCGAGGCTGCGAGGGTTGCAATAGCAAGGGCATTGGTAGAATGGACCGGCGACATGAACCTCAAAGAAAAGTTTATGAAGTATGACAGGACTATGCTTGTTGGCGACTCAAGAAGAACAGAACCACACAAGCCAAATCGCTCTACAAAGGGTCCAAGGGCAAAGAGACAAAAGAGTTACCGTTGA
- the rplM gene encoding 50S ribosomal protein L13 yields MRIINADGLILGRLASKVAKMLLEGEEVVIVNAEKAIITGNREFIFEKYKQRTELRTRTNPRKGPFYPKRSDEIVRRTIRGMLPWKTDRGRKAFKRLKVYAGIPKEFEDKELETIAEAHMSRLKTPKYVTVGEVAKFLGGKF; encoded by the coding sequence ATGAGGATTATTAATGCTGATGGTTTAATACTCGGAAGGCTCGCTTCAAAAGTTGCCAAAATGCTCCTTGAAGGAGAAGAAGTGGTTATCGTTAACGCTGAAAAGGCAATCATCACCGGAAACAGGGAGTTCATCTTTGAGAAGTACAAGCAGAGAACAGAACTAAGAACAAGAACAAACCCAAGAAAAGGACCCTTCTATCCAAAAAGAAGCGACGAAATAGTTAGAAGAACCATTAGGGGCATGCTTCCATGGAAAACTGACAGAGGAAGGAAAGCCTTTAAGAGACTAAAGGTCTACGCTGGAATTCCAAAAGAGTTTGAAGACAAAGAGTTGGAGACAATTGCTGAAGCTCATATGTCAAGACTTAAAACCCCCAAATATGTAACTGTTGGAGAGGTTGCCAAATTCCTTGGTGGAAAGTTCTGA
- a CDS encoding 50S ribosomal protein L18e, which produces MKRTGPTDINLRRLIRYLRKKSNEENVKIWKDIAWRLERPRRQRAEVNIGRINRYTKEGDMVIVPGSVLGAGNLDHKVIVAAWKFSEKAKEKIIQAGGEAITIEELVERNPKGSGVIIME; this is translated from the coding sequence ATGAAGAGGACTGGTCCAACTGATATTAACCTGAGAAGGCTCATTCGCTATCTGAGAAAGAAGTCCAACGAGGAGAACGTTAAAATATGGAAAGATATAGCCTGGCGCTTAGAAAGGCCGAGAAGGCAGAGGGCTGAAGTAAACATTGGCAGGATAAACAGATATACCAAGGAAGGAGATATGGTAATAGTCCCAGGAAGTGTTCTTGGAGCTGGAAACTTGGATCATAAGGTCATAGTTGCTGCATGGAAGTTCAGTGAAAAGGCAAAAGAAAAGATTATTCAAGCAGGTGGGGAGGCAATAACAATCGAAGAGCTTGTAGAGAGAAATCCAAAGGGTAGTGGAGTAATCATAATGGAGTGA
- a CDS encoding DNA-directed RNA polymerase subunit D → MRKMQIKILEKRDNAIRFILEGVDIAFANALRRTIIGEVPTFAVDEVEFYENDSALFDEIIAHRLALIPLTTPSDRFELDALELDDYTVTLGLEAEGPAIIYSGDLKSDDPDVKPVTPDIPIVKLAEGQRLVFNAYAKLGRGKDHAKWQPGFAYYKYLTKMHVSKEVPNWEKIKELAARKKLPIEENENELIITTLTSFYLPREFDPYLGDKIKEEVVPNTFVFTVESNGELPVEEIVALALKILMRKSDKFINELHKLAE, encoded by the coding sequence GTGAGAAAAATGCAAATAAAAATTCTTGAAAAAAGGGACAATGCAATCCGCTTCATTTTAGAGGGGGTTGACATTGCATTTGCAAATGCACTGAGAAGAACGATAATAGGGGAAGTTCCAACTTTTGCTGTTGATGAAGTGGAATTCTACGAGAACGATTCTGCCCTTTTTGATGAGATTATTGCTCACAGACTGGCACTAATTCCTTTAACAACACCATCGGACAGATTTGAGCTAGATGCCTTGGAGTTAGATGACTACACCGTTACATTGGGTCTGGAAGCGGAAGGTCCCGCCATAATTTATTCGGGGGATTTAAAGAGCGATGATCCAGATGTAAAACCCGTAACTCCCGATATTCCAATAGTCAAACTAGCGGAAGGCCAGAGGCTTGTTTTTAACGCATATGCGAAGCTTGGTAGAGGAAAAGACCATGCGAAATGGCAGCCCGGCTTTGCATACTACAAATATCTCACAAAAATGCATGTAAGCAAAGAGGTCCCCAACTGGGAGAAAATTAAAGAGCTCGCAGCTAGAAAGAAGCTCCCCATCGAAGAAAACGAGAACGAGCTTATCATAACCACTCTAACGAGCTTCTATTTGCCGAGAGAATTTGATCCGTATTTAGGAGATAAAATTAAGGAAGAAGTAGTGCCAAATACGTTCGTCTTTACGGTAGAAAGCAATGGAGAACTGCCCGTTGAGGAAATAGTAGCTTTAGCGCTCAAAATTTTAATGAGAAAGAGCGATAAATTTATAAACGAGCTTCATAAATTAGCCGAATAG
- a CDS encoding 30S ribosomal protein S11, whose product MSEEVNIKKKEKWGVAHIYASYNNTIIHITDLTGAETISRWSGGMVVKADRDESSPYAAMIAAKRAAEEALEKGIVGVHIKVRAPGGSKSKNPGPGAQAAIRALARAGLRIGRVEDVTPIPHDGTRPKGGRRGRRV is encoded by the coding sequence ATGAGTGAGGAAGTTAACATCAAAAAGAAGGAAAAATGGGGAGTTGCCCACATATATGCCTCTTACAACAATACAATCATCCACATAACCGACTTAACCGGAGCTGAGACAATATCAAGATGGAGCGGTGGAATGGTGGTTAAGGCAGATAGAGACGAGTCATCTCCCTATGCTGCAATGATTGCCGCTAAGAGAGCCGCCGAAGAAGCCCTCGAAAAGGGCATTGTGGGAGTTCACATAAAAGTTAGAGCACCAGGTGGAAGCAAAAGCAAGAACCCAGGACCTGGAGCACAGGCAGCCATTAGAGCTCTCGCAAGAGCAGGGCTCAGAATAGGCAGAGTTGAAGATGTTACACCAATACCGCACGATGGTACAAGACCAAAAGGTGGCAGAAGGGGAAGGAGAGTTTGA
- a CDS encoding 30S ribosomal protein S4 translates to MGDPKRQRKRYETPSHPWIKERLDRERVLVQKYALKNKKELWKHETQLKNFRRRARRLLAARGKQAEIERAQLLQRLARLGLLQEGAHLDDVLSLTIEDILERRLQTMVFKKGLARTIKQARQLIVHGHIEVNGQIIRSPSYLVLKEEEDGITYAKTSPFANSQHPERMVIEEAQKGEAQ, encoded by the coding sequence ATGGGAGATCCAAAAAGGCAAAGGAAGAGATATGAAACTCCCTCTCATCCTTGGATTAAGGAGAGACTCGACAGAGAGAGAGTGTTGGTGCAGAAGTATGCTCTCAAAAACAAGAAGGAGCTTTGGAAGCACGAGACACAACTTAAGAACTTTAGAAGAAGGGCAAGAAGATTGTTGGCTGCTAGAGGCAAGCAGGCAGAAATTGAAAGAGCTCAGCTCCTCCAGAGATTGGCTAGACTAGGACTGCTTCAAGAGGGGGCTCACCTTGATGATGTCCTTTCACTTACAATAGAGGACATTCTTGAGAGAAGACTACAAACGATGGTATTTAAGAAGGGATTGGCAAGAACAATAAAGCAGGCCAGGCAGCTAATCGTCCATGGACACATTGAAGTAAACGGCCAAATAATAAGATCCCCAAGTTACCTGGTGCTCAAGGAAGAGGAAGATGGCATAACATACGCGAAGACTTCACCTTTTGCAAACTCTCAGCACCCTGAGAGAATGGTTATCGAAGAGGCCCAAAAGGGTGAGGCACAATGA
- a CDS encoding 30S ribosomal protein S13, with translation MADFRHIVRVANVDIDGHKQLRWALTGIRGIGINFATMVCRVAGLDPKMKAGYLTDEQVKAIEAVLEDPVKHGIPAWAVNRPKDYETGRDLHLTGAKLVMAWREDVNRLRRIRAYRGIRHELGLPLRGQRTRSNFRRGTTVGVSRRKK, from the coding sequence ATGGCTGACTTTAGACATATCGTGCGTGTAGCAAATGTTGATATAGATGGGCACAAACAACTTAGATGGGCCCTCACCGGAATTAGGGGTATAGGAATAAACTTTGCAACAATGGTCTGCAGAGTTGCAGGGTTAGATCCAAAAATGAAGGCAGGTTACCTTACCGATGAGCAAGTAAAGGCCATTGAGGCTGTGCTTGAAGATCCAGTAAAACACGGCATTCCCGCATGGGCAGTAAACAGACCAAAGGACTACGAGACTGGAAGAGACTTACACCTTACTGGAGCAAAGCTCGTTATGGCATGGCGTGAGGACGTTAACAGGCTCAGGAGAATCAGGGCTTATAGAGGTATTAGGCATGAACTTGGTCTTCCATTGAGAGGACAGAGGACTAGATCAAACTTCAGAAGAGGAACTACAGTTGGTGTTAGCAGAAGGAAGAAGTGA
- a CDS encoding class I SAM-dependent methyltransferase → MSHYYSQEPNVPLKTKMIEVFIRGERFKFITASGVFSFGKLDRGTELLVNNMILEKNWRVLDLGCGYGVIGIVASRFVDYVVMTDINKRAVSIAKKNLKINNVKNAEVRWGHLYEPVKGERFHSIITNPPVHAGKDVLREIVINAPHHLYDGGLLQIVIRTNQGAKYIKGLMEENFKEVKEIAKGSGFRVYAGIA, encoded by the coding sequence ATGAGCCACTACTACTCCCAAGAGCCAAATGTTCCGTTAAAGACCAAGATGATTGAAGTATTTATTAGAGGGGAGCGTTTTAAATTTATAACAGCCAGCGGTGTCTTTTCCTTTGGCAAACTTGATAGAGGAACAGAACTCCTTGTAAATAACATGATACTTGAGAAAAACTGGCGGGTTCTTGATTTGGGATGCGGTTACGGGGTGATTGGAATCGTTGCTTCCCGCTTTGTTGATTACGTTGTGATGACCGACATAAACAAAAGAGCTGTGAGCATAGCAAAGAAAAACTTAAAAATCAACAACGTTAAGAATGCCGAGGTAAGATGGGGCCATCTTTATGAGCCTGTAAAGGGAGAAAGGTTCCACAGCATAATAACGAATCCTCCGGTGCATGCTGGGAAGGATGTGTTGAGGGAAATAGTTATAAATGCACCCCATCATCTCTACGATGGAGGATTACTTCAAATTGTCATTCGCACTAATCAAGGCGCAAAGTATATTAAGGGACTCATGGAGGAGAACTTCAAGGAAGTAAAAGAAATTGCGAAGGGATCGGGCTTTAGGGTGTATGCCGGGATCGCCTAG
- a CDS encoding RNA-guided pseudouridylation complex pseudouridine synthase subunit Cbf5, whose amino-acid sequence MGRKKKRELMLPADIKREIVIKDEKAETNPKWGFPPDKRPIEMHMQFGVINLDKPPGPTSHEVVAWVKKLLNLQKAGHGGTLDPKVTGVLPVALERATRVVQALLPAGKEYVALMHLHGDVPEDKIRAVMKEFEGEIIQRPPLRSAVKRRLRTRKVYYIEIIEIEGKDVLFRVGVEAGTYIRSLIHHIGLALGVGAHMAELRRTRSGPFKEDETLVTLHDLIDAYYFWKEDGIEEYFRKAIQPMEKAVEHLPKVWIRDSAVAAVTHGADLAVPGIVKLHKGIKPGDLVAIMTLKDELVALGKAKMNTQEMLTKTKGIAVDVEKVFMPRDWYPKMW is encoded by the coding sequence ATGGGTAGAAAGAAAAAGCGAGAACTCATGCTTCCTGCTGATATTAAGAGGGAAATAGTTATTAAGGACGAAAAAGCTGAAACCAACCCAAAATGGGGTTTCCCTCCGGATAAAAGGCCTATTGAAATGCATATGCAGTTTGGAGTTATAAATCTCGACAAACCTCCGGGTCCCACAAGCCATGAGGTAGTTGCGTGGGTTAAGAAGCTTTTAAACCTTCAAAAAGCCGGTCATGGAGGGACATTAGATCCAAAGGTCACTGGAGTTTTGCCCGTAGCTCTGGAAAGGGCCACAAGGGTTGTTCAGGCACTTTTACCGGCAGGTAAGGAGTATGTAGCATTGATGCACCTTCACGGGGATGTTCCAGAGGACAAAATAAGGGCCGTTATGAAGGAATTTGAGGGAGAAATCATCCAAAGACCCCCTCTAAGAAGTGCCGTTAAGAGAAGACTCAGGACAAGAAAAGTTTACTACATAGAGATAATTGAGATAGAGGGCAAAGATGTTTTGTTTAGGGTTGGAGTTGAGGCTGGTACTTATATAAGGTCTCTCATCCATCACATTGGCTTGGCTTTAGGAGTTGGCGCCCACATGGCAGAGCTGAGGAGAACAAGGAGCGGACCGTTTAAAGAAGATGAGACCCTTGTAACTCTGCACGACCTTATAGATGCTTATTACTTCTGGAAAGAGGACGGTATTGAAGAGTACTTCAGAAAGGCAATTCAGCCGATGGAGAAAGCAGTTGAACATTTACCCAAAGTGTGGATAAGGGACTCTGCAGTTGCAGCTGTAACCCATGGTGCCGATTTAGCTGTCCCTGGAATAGTGAAGCTCCACAAAGGCATAAAACCTGGAGATCTCGTGGCGATAATGACCCTCAAAGACGAGCTTGTGGCTTTGGGCAAGGCAAAGATGAACACACAGGAGATGCTCACAAAGACCAAAGGAATAGCAGTAGATGTGGAAAAGGTCTTCATGCCAAGGGACTGGTATCCAAAGATGTGGTAG
- a CDS encoding FAD-dependent oxidoreductase: MRKFDVVVIGTGVAGSSAVYKFAQAGLKVAIVDERPFGGTCALRGCDPKKILIGGAELVDWAKRMKEKGIEGEIRINWKKLMAFKREWTEGFPERMERSLKKAGIETIHGRAHFIDKDKIEVDGEVISAHKFLVATGAKPRRLNIPGEEHVITSDEFLELDDLPDKIVFIGGGYISFEFAHLAARAGSEVTILHRSGRPLKNFEPYFLF; encoded by the coding sequence ATGAGAAAATTTGATGTTGTGGTTATTGGAACTGGCGTTGCCGGTTCTTCCGCCGTTTATAAATTTGCACAAGCAGGATTAAAAGTTGCAATTGTTGATGAGAGACCCTTTGGAGGCACATGTGCCTTGAGGGGATGCGATCCAAAGAAAATCCTTATTGGGGGAGCTGAGCTTGTTGACTGGGCTAAGAGAATGAAAGAAAAAGGCATTGAAGGGGAAATTAGAATAAACTGGAAAAAATTAATGGCCTTCAAAAGGGAATGGACTGAAGGATTTCCAGAGAGAATGGAAAGAAGTCTCAAAAAAGCAGGCATTGAGACCATTCATGGTAGAGCACACTTCATAGATAAGGATAAGATAGAAGTGGATGGGGAGGTAATCTCGGCACACAAGTTCCTTGTTGCAACTGGGGCAAAACCAAGAAGGCTCAACATCCCCGGAGAGGAGCACGTAATCACGAGCGACGAATTTCTTGAGCTTGATGATCTTCCCGACAAGATAGTCTTCATAGGTGGAGGTTATATATCCTTTGAGTTTGCTCATCTGGCAGCACGTGCGGGGAGTGAAGTGACGATACTTCACCGAAGTGGAAGACCTTTAAAGAATTTTGAACCTTACTTTCTCTTTTGA
- a CDS encoding DUF427 domain-containing protein, whose product MVKAVWNGKVIAEAKKDEVILLEGNVYFPPEAVHKEFLRESDTHTTCPWKGEASYYHVVVDGEINEDAAWYYPEPKEAAKVIKGYIAFWRGVEIIWDDENEKI is encoded by the coding sequence ATGGTAAAAGCTGTTTGGAATGGAAAGGTTATTGCTGAGGCCAAAAAAGATGAAGTTATTCTTCTTGAGGGAAACGTTTACTTTCCTCCAGAAGCCGTTCACAAAGAGTTTCTCCGAGAAAGTGATACTCACACAACCTGCCCTTGGAAAGGAGAAGCCAGCTATTATCACGTTGTTGTGGATGGAGAGATAAATGAGGATGCTGCTTGGTACTATCCTGAACCCAAAGAAGCGGCTAAGGTGATTAAGGGGTACATTGCCTTCTGGAGAGGAGTTGAGATAATATGGGATGATGAAAATGAGAAAATTTGA
- a CDS encoding 50S ribosomal protein L14e has product MPAIDVGRLAVVIAGRRAGQKVVVVDIIDKNFVLVTGAGLNKVKRRRMNIKHLEPLPEKVNIERGADDEAVKAALEQAGISLE; this is encoded by the coding sequence ATGCCAGCAATTGATGTTGGAAGGCTAGCCGTTGTTATTGCCGGAAGAAGGGCTGGACAAAAGGTAGTTGTTGTTGACATAATCGACAAGAACTTCGTCCTCGTTACCGGCGCTGGATTGAACAAGGTGAAGAGAAGAAGGATGAACATCAAGCACCTTGAGCCTCTTCCAGAGAAGGTTAACATTGAGAGAGGCGCCGACGACGAGGCTGTTAAGGCCGCCCTTGAGCAAGCTGGAATCAGCTTGGAGTGA
- the cmk gene encoding (d)CMP kinase — MPKGCLVITVSGLAGSGTTTLCRNLAKHYGFKHVYAGLIFRQMAKEMGMSLQEFQKYAEMHPEIDREVDRRQVEAAKECNVVIEGRLAGWMVKNADLKIWLDAPIQVRAQRVAKREGISVEEAFMQIAEREMQNRKRYLNLYGIDINDLSVYDLVINTANWGPDGVFAIVKAAIDHLYPDGDTGK; from the coding sequence ATGCCTAAGGGATGTCTAGTGATCACAGTGAGCGGATTGGCAGGAAGTGGTACCACAACTCTCTGCAGGAATCTAGCTAAACACTACGGCTTTAAGCACGTTTATGCCGGTTTAATATTCCGACAAATGGCAAAAGAAATGGGGATGTCTTTACAAGAATTCCAGAAATATGCTGAAATGCACCCAGAAATAGACAGGGAAGTTGATAGAAGACAAGTAGAAGCGGCAAAAGAATGCAACGTAGTTATTGAGGGTCGTTTGGCTGGATGGATGGTAAAAAATGCCGATTTAAAGATATGGCTTGATGCACCGATTCAAGTAAGGGCTCAGCGTGTAGCAAAGAGAGAGGGCATAAGTGTTGAGGAGGCATTCATGCAGATTGCCGAAAGGGAAATGCAAAATAGGAAAAGGTATTTAAACCTATACGGGATTGACATTAACGATCTCTCAGTTTATGATTTGGTTATTAACACTGCCAATTGGGGTCCCGATGGGGTCTTCGCCATTGTGAAGGCCGCCATCGACCACCTGTACCCCGATGGCGACACGGGGAAATAA
- a CDS encoding 50S ribosomal protein L34e, producing MKPMYRSRSWRRKYVRTPGGRTVIHFEKKKPKIAHCAMCGRPLNGIPRGRSSELRKLPKTKKRPERPMPHLCPSCMRRVMKAQVRAAL from the coding sequence ATGAAACCAATGTACAGGTCAAGATCATGGAGAAGAAAGTACGTTAGAACTCCGGGTGGAAGGACTGTAATACACTTTGAAAAGAAGAAGCCAAAAATAGCACACTGTGCAATGTGCGGAAGACCACTAAACGGAATCCCAAGGGGAAGATCAAGTGAGTTAAGAAAGCTCCCCAAGACCAAAAAGAGACCCGAGAGGCCTATGCCACACCTCTGCCCAAGCTGCATGCGCAGAGTCATGAAGGCTCAGGTAAGGGCTGCACTCTAA
- a CDS encoding DUF106 domain-containing protein: MLEGIYLALDKVFGPLVTNAHPMWVVTISGIILGAFFTLVNHMLIDQEKMKKLQKMSREFQKEWKEAQKAKDEKKLRKLQQKQLELLKLQNEVMKDSMFKPMLFTMPIFFIFFGWMRRWYVETAIVKSPFNFFLFDWFHRFYHSSLQANELGYIGWYILTSMIVGQVLRKLLDSY, translated from the coding sequence ATGCTTGAAGGAATATACCTGGCACTTGACAAAGTATTTGGTCCTTTAGTTACCAATGCTCACCCAATGTGGGTAGTAACAATTTCGGGAATTATACTTGGTGCCTTTTTCACATTAGTCAATCACATGCTGATAGACCAAGAAAAAATGAAAAAACTACAAAAAATGAGCAGGGAATTTCAGAAGGAGTGGAAAGAGGCTCAAAAAGCAAAAGATGAGAAGAAATTAAGAAAGCTTCAACAAAAGCAGCTGGAACTTTTAAAGCTTCAAAATGAAGTTATGAAAGACTCAATGTTTAAACCAATGCTCTTTACAATGCCGATATTCTTCATATTCTTTGGGTGGATGAGAAGGTGGTATGTTGAAACGGCAATCGTGAAGTCACCGTTCAACTTTTTCCTCTTTGACTGGTTCCACAGATTTTACCACTCTTCCCTCCAAGCCAACGAGCTGGGCTATATTGGATGGTACATCTTAACATCAATGATTGTCGGACAGGTTTTAAGAAAGCTCTTGGACTCATATTAG
- a CDS encoding adenylate kinase, with protein MPFVVVITGIPGVGKSTITRLALKRTRAKFRVVNFGDIMFEEAVKAKLVTHRDEMRRLSLKVQRELQLKAAQRILEISREEPVLLDTHATIKTPLGYMLGFPKEVIEVINPRFVVIIEATPSEILGRRLRDLKRDRDVETEEQIQRHQDLNRAAAISYAMHSNALIKIIENHEDKGLEEAVNELVKILDLAVEEDA; from the coding sequence ATGCCATTTGTGGTGGTCATTACGGGAATTCCGGGGGTAGGAAAGAGCACAATCACAAGACTAGCCTTGAAAAGGACTCGAGCAAAATTTAGGGTAGTTAACTTTGGGGATATAATGTTCGAGGAAGCGGTCAAAGCTAAGTTGGTTACCCACAGAGACGAGATGAGGAGACTGAGCTTGAAGGTGCAGAGGGAATTGCAGCTTAAAGCCGCTCAGAGAATCCTTGAGATATCTAGAGAAGAACCCGTACTGCTCGATACTCATGCTACAATAAAAACGCCCTTGGGGTATATGCTCGGCTTTCCTAAGGAGGTAATTGAGGTTATAAACCCGAGATTTGTTGTTATAATAGAGGCAACGCCTAGTGAAATACTCGGAAGAAGATTAAGAGACCTGAAAAGGGACAGGGATGTTGAAACTGAGGAACAAATTCAGAGACATCAGGATTTAAATAGGGCTGCCGCAATAAGTTATGCAATGCATTCCAATGCACTTATAAAGATAATTGAAAATCATGAGGATAAAGGTCTGGAAGAGGCCGTTAATGAATTGGTAAAAATACTTGATCTGGCGGTGGAGGAAGATGCTTGA